The following coding sequences lie in one Phragmites australis chromosome 8, lpPhrAust1.1, whole genome shotgun sequence genomic window:
- the LOC133926800 gene encoding large ribosomal subunit protein eL27x-like: MVKFLKPGKAVILLQGRFAGRKAVIVRVFEEGTRDRPYGHCLVAGLAKYPKKVIRKDSAKKTAKKSRVKCFIKLVNFTHLMPTRYTLDVDFKDVASGGPDALATRDKKVAACKAAKARLEERFKTGKNRWFFAKLRF; encoded by the coding sequence ATGGTGAAATTCCTGAAACCCGGCAAGGCCGTGATCCTCCTCCAAGGCCGTTTCGCCGGCCGGAAGGCGGTGATCGTGCGCGTGTTTGAGGAGGGCACCCGCGACCGCCCATACGGACACTGCCTTGTCGCCGGCCTCGCCAAATACCCCAAGAAGGTGATCCGCAAGGATTCGGCCAAGAAGACGGCCAAGAAGTCACGCGTCAAGTGCTTCATCAAGCTCGTCAACTTCACTCACCTCATGCCCACCCGCTACACCCTCGATGTCGACTTCAAGGATGTCGCCTCAGGCGGGCCCGACGCGCTAGCCACCCGGGACAAGAAGGTCGCCGCGTGCAAGGCCGCCAAGGCGCGCCTCGAGGAGAGGTTCAAAACCGGCAAGAATAGGTGGTTCTTTGCCAAGCTCCGCTTCTAG